The DNA sequence GCTGCTACCTTAGAGAGTGAATCAAGCCGATCTAAGACTCAGGCGCGCAAGATAACTTAATTATTTAATTTAGCCTTCATCGATATTTGCAAATGGACATTTTGAAGAGTgtcatgtattattttttctGACATGAAAACTGACAAGACACCCAAAGAAATTCCCGACGAGGTTCTGTTCAGAGTTAGTTTTGCAGTCAGTAACTGATGTCCACTTGTCCTGATCCTAGAGGAATCAGCTCATGGACATGCGCTGCTGTGTGTGTTcacatatatgtgtgtttgttagATGGCATATACGAGCAAACAAAAACTGCTTCACTGACAAGAAATTTAATAACCCCACTCATTATAATGTATAACTTTTCTAACACATCTTTCCCAAATGGTCAATTAAATGATCATTAAAAAATTCTGTACGTGAACATCTTATAAACATTGTATGCCTACACTGTACTGCAATACTCACAACACATTCCAAGCTACTGTTATGGATATGAGTACCTCTTCAGTCTTGATATCGTACCTAACGTTTACCCACAGTTTTTAGAAACCTCTTCCTTTAGGCATAAGCCTTGAAAAGTCCATGTAGCAAACTCTTCCTGTCCTCCCAGAAGTTTCTCCCTAGCGGTATAAGTCTTGATAACGTCATAGCATTTATCCCCTCTCTGCCGCACAAGAACTACTTCCTGTAGGTATAAGCTCTTATAAAGTCTCTGTAGTTAACCCTCTCCATGTCGTCCTGGTAGCAAGCGATCAGGAGCTCCACCAGTCTGCCTAGCTTCAGGCGTAATTCCCGGTGCTTCCTCATGGCTGTGAAGATTTCGTCCCTGGTCAGATACCCACTCCCATCTGCGTCCAGTTGCAGGAAGACTCTCTCCAACGCCTGAGGACGAGGCATTTCATCAAACTTCAAGCACAATCACGGCAGTGGGCAATAAGATTTTGTTACAAAAACCGATTACACAAATCTCCGAAGGTACCTTTGGTCACATGAATCCAGAAGTGCTTGAAACCAAAAGTAGTGAGTGTCGTTATTTGCATACGGTGTTGTTTACATGAGGATTAGCATTAACCATACCGACTTTCATTCAGTACAATTCTCTTTGTTTAGTGTTAGCACTGGTTGACGTCACGCTCAACAATGTTTCAGCTGTATGAcggtagataatcgagtctggacaggcAATCCAGTTAGTGCAAGAGCATCAATCTGAGgcaactgggataagatgactaagtcaacgagtctgaccacccgatcccattagtcggcAATCAGGAAAAGCATTCGTGGCTTGCCGAAGACAAAGTCTATCCGATCTTCATGGTACCGACTCAAAGTACATCAGTGATAAAAGTATGCATATTTTGATCACTTCTTGTGATCACACTTCAGCCatccatgcttgcaataaaaggcaacatgcttgtcgtaagaagcgactaacgggatcgggaggtcaggatcgcagacttggttgacacatgtcatcggttcccagttgtgcagatcgatgctaacgctgttgatcactggattgtgtggtccagactcgattatttccagacctctggaatattgctgagtgcagtgtaaaaccaaactcactcagtcactcttcTGATGACAAGGTAGTACTGACACATCACAGCGTTTAAGAACACGTCTTGACCTTAACTTGCATGCACGTGTAGGTGGCTGGTGATGCTAATCCGGGCTAAATTCAGTGTCCTTATGTTCGCCCACAGAGGCAACACACGAAAACTCTACTCGTATAGAGTACTGTGTGTACAGTAGACCACTTTTTGTTTTATCCACTTAATATGGAGGGCCaacaacatcacattttaatgtcTTCTTggggtgggtgaatgagttcaTGTTTTAGGTCACATTTATTACAGCCACATATTCACATGTAATGTCTCGTGGTTTACGTTTTGGGGTCAAACTCGGGTATGTTGACGATAAACGTACAACAAAGTAACTAATTAGCATTTTGCTGCCATCGTCAACTTAAGGACTTCGTTATTATTGAAGGTGAATGCCCTTGGTTAATCTAGTCCGTTAAACACAGAGCAATACTGACCTGTGACGTCAACTTGATGTCGAACGTTGAAAGGAACTCCTCATAGTCCAGTTCTCTCTTGTTGGCCCTGGCGCAGGCGATCAGTAGGGAGGAGATACTTCCGGCGGTCAGGTCCACCGAGCAGGCAGGCTTGGTGGCGTTCATTATCTCCTCACGCGATACGCGGCCATTGTGGTTGCTGTCCAGCGCCCAGAAGTCACGTCGCAGCGCCATTTGTCTGCAATCAACGAGTCACACGCACTTTTTGACTGTCAAATCGACATCGTGACCCTCGGTTTGTTTGTATCCATATCTGTTTGTTACGCCACAACATTCAAGCTACaagactgtaaataattgagtctggaccccACAAACCCGTGACTAATACCATGAACAACATTCCATGTCTGTGGAGATGGAGTATAGAGTATTACAGAGTCCTGGGTATGTGCAAGATAAGGTATCTTTCACTACGTTTTCTACATCATCGGTTATATTTATATGCATACATAATGGAAATGGAACAAGGGACTGTTGCGTCTGTTTCGTTTTCGTTGCAAACTTCACTGCGTGTGTACTCCCTGTATGATGGTTGGTAGATACTTCAGTCGGGATATAGTTATGTCTAAAAGTTAGCATCAGAACAATTCACTATTCTGACATTTGAATGTATATCAGGTTTCATCACCAAGCTGCTAATATGGTGAACACTTTCATTAGACCATAGCCTTGGATGATTCAAAAGTGTATTCTCACTTAACAAGCGGAGAgggtgatatatttacaaaatgactcaatgaaaattcactagccagtcgggccagtgactgtaGAGATTTACTTGCCCGACTGGAATTTTACTAGTCACGGGTTAGCGGTCCAGTGGCTATTTCACAAACTGTGTGAGTACTTACTGCATGATGATGGACGGGATGCTCCAGATGGACGCCAGTAGAGTGTCACGAGACACAAGTCCATCTCTGTCAACCTCGATGTCTCCCAGGACATCCTATTCAATTACAAACAGTCACTCATAGCGTTACATGAATCACAAAAGCACAATGTCTTTTAATTTATCAAATGGGTATACGCTGAATACCGCATTTACGTGTTTgtttcagctatatagcggGTCGTTTTGGACATAGACAACATGTCTGAATCATGGATTAGAAAACTGGCGCAGATGTGGGAACTTCATATTTGACGACTGCTTAATACAAGTTTGGTTAGGGTTACATCAGGCAAATTGCACTATATCACAGAATTCTCTTCTACAGCAGGAATCCACGTTTGTACAAGCAATCAGCTTCCCAGAGAAGTTCCAGTGGAGAGGTGTTATGAGTCAAGTCAATTATCCGTCAAGGTTCTGCTTGAATAATACAGCACAGTTACGGTGTGCAACGGCAATAGTCCAGCTGACacttcgcgaacacctggtgtcgtcaCAGATTCTCAGTCATCTGTTTACCCAATTTTCACCTCTGTTTTTTCACTCTCCTCCAAAGGAATACAGGTATTCTTTGTTGTTGgcgttttttttcatttaacaCGGTTTAGAACAACTTTTCGCTCGAATCAGCGCGTTTTGTATTAGTTAAATGAGCAAGGTTGTGTTGCCTGTAATCTTTCGTCACTTCCGGTAAACCTTCGGACGTGGTTATGGTGCCTGTAAACCACGAATCATGATCAGGATAATACTGGGATTGAACCAGAGAAGGGGTTCCACATGCATCTGAGGACCAACACCCTGCACAAAGAAGTTCGCCACTTGAGACCGCGGTGCAGACTCTCTAGTGTTAGGACGAGGACTCAAGGCTGTTTCAACACACTGAACAACATACATATTAGAGATGACACAACTATGACCCAGCTTCCTACCGTGTCCTGCTGAATCCTGAATATTTTGATTCCATTCACGAGAGGTACTGTAATAGTTATCCAGGATGTGGAAGGCCGTCTATCATCCATGATGCAGTTATGTACTGCTTCAGCATGGTCATCACTTGTGTCAGTCTCCctgtctttctttctttcctttCCTTTCTCCCTATCTCTGTCTTTCCTTTCTTCTTGACTCatctatattttgtttgtttttccccCATATTTTCAGTTTGTACTTTAACTCCTCCGCTGTCCACACTATATAGGTATGTCCATTGCCCTCTGGAGCGACTCCATGTTACTGGCTGAGCTCCAGTCTGCTGACACCAGCATATGTATCCTTTCCCGCAGACCCGCAAAAACAACGCTTGCTATTGTTGATTGCATCCGTGATTAGTAGGCTGTAGCCTTGATTAACAAAGATGGTATCGCCTGTGTTAAGAGTTTTGACAATGTAGCAACAGATCCTTTATttcatcaatgtttgttttaatcaataatatttcaattttttaaaaaatattcatcTAGACGATCTGATAATGACAATATCTAACCTGAAACAtagcatacatattgtataggTTTACTAAATCCTGTATCACGTGATGACTGTGACCAGGGTTGGGATGTTTAGGTTGTAAACTATGCTATTGAACATAGTAACGAACATTATACACCGACAATAAATTGTTTTGAAGCACTCATTCTCTTGTTTCAGCCGTCTAGGGCACAGTAATTTGCTGTGCAGGCTGACTAGAAACCTGTGAGGTTCGAACTGTTGCCGAATCTGTTGCCTTGACTATGGTTCTAAGTGTCTAAAGATAAATGTCAATAATATAACCTGCATCAATTCGGGTTTTTTCCTACCCGTAAAGGTCCAGGTCTTCAGTAATTCTCCAGTCTTCAGAATAActtatgattgtcgtaagaggcgacaaacggtggtaaggctcgcagacttgattgacacgtcatcggttcccagttgcgcagttcaatgctcatactgttgatcactggattgtctagtgtGCTTGGTCAAGGGTTTTACAAGCTGACTTAGTATTGGTGAAGGTCGTGTTTCCATCATAAAACGTCTAAACTCCCTTTCGTGGTCGTATTACCGTATTACCGGTAAGACGAGACGACCATCTGAAGACTTCCTTGGAAATAAGTGAACTATGACGCCTTtctgtgcagtgtgtatttAGCATTCATGATTAGGCAAATTGAGAGAGGGTCGTGAACAAGGTCGGTAATTACTCTTAAACTGAAACTAGCCCTTAGTCATACCAGTGGTTCCGACATTGAAAATCTCCATACAATGTACAGGTCCAGAGTTCCATTGCTTCAATGTCTTCCCAGAGGTCTCCTCTATTCCCTACGCAGTATTGgaggttgggtagcctaatggtaaaagccttcgctcgtcacgcagaagattcacccacatgggtacaatgtgtgaagctcatttcgagtgtcccccgctgtgatgttgctggacaattgccaaaagcggcgtaaaactaaaattgcTCACCCATTCAACCACTCAACCCAACAGAGTAAGTAAATCGTATAACTCTGGAACCACACACCTGATCCATCCATTCCTTACTCACGGCCTTACGAAACCCTTCTCACAGAGTGGTGTCCCTTTTTGCTGCCATGATCCTCTGATTCTGGGTCTTATAACAAGATGTCCACACTAGTTTCACTATAAAAACTAACTTTTAAGACTACTTCCCTCCTACAAAAGGCGAGATATAACAGTcataattttttaaaa is a window from the Haliotis asinina isolate JCU_RB_2024 chromosome 9, JCU_Hal_asi_v2, whole genome shotgun sequence genome containing:
- the LOC137295725 gene encoding uncharacterized protein, which translates into the protein MSKNKVADSWYGNQVGVFQRELDKRCRHGAQLLTLPQVCEVLEAGGFRGSEQDLLDVLGDIEVDRDGLVSRDTLLASIWSIPSIIMQQMALRRDFWALDSNHNGRVSREEIMNATKPACSVDLTAGSISSLLIACARANKRELDYEEFLSTFDIKLTSQALERVFLQLDADGSGYLTRDEIFTAMRKHRELRLKLGRLVELLIACYQDDMERVNYRDFIRAYTYRK